In Gopherus evgoodei ecotype Sinaloan lineage unplaced genomic scaffold, rGopEvg1_v1.p scaffold_37_arrow_ctg1, whole genome shotgun sequence, the following proteins share a genomic window:
- the CUNH19orf67 gene encoding UPF0575 protein C19orf67 homolog, with the protein MTAKQGYGGTFCPEGSAKAQCFSPGSAASLAPCSPERGLFSSPTAEACWLSCPAPQAKSPTHENLALEELLTPVTEKLKYLLKKAEDFQTYLLYSRDRMQKEQFAKAVPTFLQMCQPYFEYLESTARSYNSGLGALQTSVRKRLLEISEQLALRLEQLVLMYASFSFVSLEDTDPFNVSCFFCGRFWLSEWRQLSVFRFCISAPYTAAHLPCNLYKKMRWNLDILEEGVGMGEMEGFTWPPIGHCVPPRLPPLPSARHLPRSPIYTAPCRLLPSPAAPDRLSGQGGRLCPSLTPPPTFTPKFCCSYFLCFRDTGRENAVNMQKLWSIGRWVPLDPDAEHSSDVLQWVLCRQPTGDFQPLLTIGFEEPSHTLATDLLVQILSAPACAPLPCPGTSREPLHWGSSGGQGQ; encoded by the exons ATGACAGCCAAGCAGGGGTACGGTGGCACCTTCTGCCCAGAGGGCTCTGCCAAGGCCCAGTGCTTTAGCCCAGGCAGTGCAGCgagcctggctccctgcagccctgagcgcGGCCTCTTCTCTTCGCCCACGGCTGAAGCTTGCTGGCTGAGCTGCCCGGCACCACAGGCCAAGTCCCCGACCCATGAGAACCTCGCGCTAGAAGAGCTGCTCACCCCCGTCACGGAGAAGCTCAAGTACCTGCTGAAGAAAGCAGAGGATTTTCAGACATACCTGCTCTAcag CAGGGACAGGATGCAGAAGGAGCAGTTTGCCAAGGCCGTGCCCACCTTCCTGCAGATGTGCCAGCCCTACTTCGAATACCTGGAGTCCACCGCCCGCAGCTACAACTCTGGCCTGGGTGCCCTGCAGACGTCTGTGCGCAAGAGG ctgctggagatCTCAGAGCAACTGGCGTTGCGACTGGAGCAGCTGGTGCTGATGTACGCCTCCTTCAGCTTCGTCTCCCTGGAGGACACCGATCCCTTCAA cgtCTCATGTTTCTTCTGCGGCCGCTTCTGGCTAAGCGAGTGGCGCCAGCTCTCCGTCTTCCGCTTCTGCATCTCTGCGCCCTACACAGCCgcccacctgccctgcaacctctACAAGAAGATGCGCTGGAACCTGGACAttctggaggagggggtgggc ATGGGGGAGATGGAGGGGTTTACTTGGCCCCCCATTGGGCACTGTGTGCCCCCCAGACTAccaccccttccctctgccaggCATCTCCCTCGATCTCCAATTTACACTGCTCCCTGCAGactcctccccagccccgctGCCCCAGATCGTCTCTCGGGGCAGGGGGGGCGGCTTTGCCCCAGTCTGACCCCTCCCCCTACCTTCACCCCCAAATTTTGTTGCAGCTACTTCCTGTGCTTCCGGGACACGGGCAGGGAGAACGCCGTCAATATGCAGAAGCTCTGGTCCATCGGGCGCTGGGTGCCCCTGGACCCCGATGCAGAGCACTCCTCCGACGTCCTGCAGTG GGTGCTGTGCCGGCAGCCCACGGGTGACTTCCAGCCACTGCTGACCATTGGTTTCGAGGAGCCCTCGCACACCCTGGCCACCGACCTGCTGGTGCAGATCCTGAGCGCCCCAGCCTGcgcacccctcccctgcccaggcaCCAGCAGGGAGCCCTTACACTGGGGGAGCTCAGGAGGGCAGGGACAGTAG